DNA sequence from the Coffea eugenioides isolate CCC68of chromosome 9, Ceug_1.0, whole genome shotgun sequence genome:
TAACTGTCTCTTATCTACTTGTGAGATAAGTGTCAAAGGGAATGGTCACACATAGAAGATTGTTTAGCTCCatatatttcatgcattttgcTTCAGCTTGTCATGCATGTTGTCAGAGCTTTTAATTCTTGAGATTCAAACTAGTGAATCAAACTTTATGATTTTACTTTCACTTAGTTGACTTAATATTTCTTTTCCACAACAAGGGAGGTAATTTATGTAACAAAGCATAACGTGTTCAAATTGTCTGTTGTACTTGTACATCATTGATTGACCCTCTGAGCTCCACCATTGTTCTTGGCCACAGCCTACCATGATATTGACTGCATCAGCCTAATCATCATCATTGGGAAGTTAAGCTAATGAAATTCTTAtaatttccttttctcttttgtgATTAGGTGGAACTTTTGCTCTTTACTCATTGCTCTGCCGACATGCAAAGGTGAAAACAATTCCCAACCAGCACCGTACTGATGAGGAGCTCACGACTTATAGCCGCAGTACATTTAATGAGAATTCATTTgctgaaaaaacaaaaaaatggttGGAGGCACAAGACTTAAGAAAAAATGCGCTTCTCTTACTAGTGCTTGCCGGCACTTGCATGGTTATTGGGGATGGTATTCTCACTCCGGCTATATCAGGTACATGAtgtattttttctcttttctttctccaCATTATTGGAGGATGGATACATAGTAGCATGCTTGAACATGTAATAGCTCAATTCTTTAATCTTGTTTTACTTGATGACTAACTCTTAAAGTTTGTAATAGAATGAGAATTATTGAGATCAGTTTTACATGGATCAAGCCATCATTTGAAGTTTGACATTTATTCTTTCTATGAAATTTTTAACCAGAAAATGTTTTGCAGTTCTTTCAGCTTCAGGTGGAATCAAGGTGAATAATCCGAAGATGGAAAATGGTACCTCTACACTCTCTGACCCTGgtgtttacttttattttttttcatttctcagtATAGTACTTTTCTCCTTGCAGGTATGGTTGTGCTGGTCGCTGTTGTAATATTGGTAGGTTTATTCAGTATGCAGCATTATGGTACAGATAAGGTTGGCTGGCTATTTGCTCCAATTGTGCTGCTCTGGTTTCTCTTGATTGGAGGCATTGGCATCTTTAACATATGGAAGTATGATAGTTCTGTTTTGAGGGCCTTCTCACCTGTTCACATCTATCGGTACTTTAGAAGGCAAAAAAGAGATGGATGGAGCTCACTTGGTGGAATTATGCTCAGTATTACAGGTTTTTCTCATACCTGCTCTTTTTCTTTGTCCCCAAGAAATGTTCCCTAGAACTGCTCAAGAACTTGGGATAATTTTGAAGGCCAAGTCTGTTCAGCTTCTGACAAGTGCTGACCATTTGCTACAGGCACAGAAGCACTTTTTGCTGATCTTGCCCATTTTCCAGTTTCAGCTATACAGCTCGCTTTTACAGTAGTAGTATTTCCTTGCCTTCTTTTAGCCTATTCTGGACAAGCAGCCTACCTCATGCAAAATACAGATCACGTTGTTGATGTATTCTATCGCTCTATACCAGGTTTGCCAAGAATCTGATTCCTTAGTGAACAAATTTCTGAAAATAAACAGACAACTTCACCTAAACTGAAAGGAAATTTaaagagaagaagaagcagcTAAAGTTACAACCTAAAGTAGTACGACTGGATAAAGGTTTTTGGTGGTCTGTTCAATGTTTTGTCTGAAAAAACATTGGTACGAGTATTAGAGCATTACAAAGCCTAATGGTGTTTCAGTAGCTTGGTCTTTTCTATCTAGGCCTGCATCTTCATGCATTGAGTTGAAGAAAATTTAGTGTGAATTCGATGACATTGTCTGTCGTGATTCCTTTTTTCAATTTGATGCCCGTAGTAACAACTACGAAAAGCATGCCAAGAATTAGATCACTTTGCAATAGGCAACCTTATTTTCAAGTTGCCCTTATTAGGGAAAACATAAATTCTTGATTCTGATCGCTGCAGATATTGATAggattaataaaattaaaacaTGGTTCTTCAAATTAGGTTTCCATGTAAAGTATTCTGTAGGAACTTCAAGTCAGTCAAAATAACCATTTAATCTTCTATAAAATTGCTATCAAAATTAAGTGCCGTGCTTTCGCTAGTGTGAACATTCGAATGCTTGACGATGATACATCTAGTGTCTTTCCTGTTGACATAACTGGATCCCCTGATATTGCCTTCCTCTCAACGGTTGAAAAAGTAACTACCCATTGATTTAGTATTCACGGTTTTTCATCTAGAAAGTCATGGGAAACTGTTATCAGTTAGTGCGAGTTGGGTTGGAGTGAAGAACCGTAAATTCCATCGGCAGTTAGAATCAACATTTGATCCAAAACTTGTCTGATGAAAACTCTGCATAAAAAAGGGATTATGCTTTTCCATTACAATTTTTCAATTGCTTCAGGGTATATGGTCAAGATTTTAGGAGTaaactttctcaaattttcatgTAGCTTATGAACACAAAATGAACTCACTTAATAGCTTGGAGGATGAAATTGTGTGAAATATAAAAGCTGTGTGTTAGGGGTATTGGAAAATAATTATTGAGATGCCCTTTTTGTGCAGTATTATCTAATTTATTTCTCATACAAGTTTTTGCTAAATCATGCAGAGAGCATATACTGGCCCACATTTATCATTGCAACTTTAGCTGCTGTTGTTGCTAGTCAAGCCACCATATCTGCATCATTTTCCTTAATCAAGCAGGCTGTTGCTCTTGGATGTTTCCCGCGAGTAAAGGTTGTGCATACATCAAAGAACTTTCTTGGACAGGTATACATTCCTGATATGAATTGGATCCTTATGATCCTTTGCATTGCTGTGACTGTTGGATTCAAGAATCAAAGCCAGATTGGCAATGCTTATGGTGAGTTTATCCTGCATGACCTTTTGGAAGCATCATCTTgatgattttcatttctttgctGATAATTTTAACCTAGAACAATAACAAGTTCTATAGTGTCTTTCTCGGGACTTTAACGTATTATTGGGGCATCGCCTCCCTAGGTTGGATTGCTATTTGTAAAAGATGTATGTGTCAACTAGAATTACCTGGAGTAGTGCccttgtcatttttttttccaattttcatgTTGGGTCAAGGGAAATAAATCATGTGATTGGTGGTCATAATTTTTTCTTCAAGCGTCAGTCACACCTCATACGGTCCAAATATCATAGATTGTATGGAATTGATGATATTGGAATTAGAGATGGCTATATAAGTAGAGAACATCAAGTTTTATGGTATTCCACGTGTAATTGACAACTTTGGAGATTTCAAAGACTATTTGATATTCCTCATTTATAAATAGCACCTCAAGTTCAGTGGGATTGAAAATTGGATAACAGTAACCATGGAGTTGAGTTACTGCTATTCAATTCCTTGCATCTACAGTTAGCTTAATAGATTTATAACCTAGTTGAAGAAATTAATGACACCCGTCCCCTTCAACCCTTGCACCCCAAGGGTGACAAATTCCAAAAGGAATCCTCTGTAATTTGGTGTAGCATTATGCTCTTTGATCAGATGATTTAGATGCAGTGGATGACAGCTTTGAGTTTTTTATATGTTCGTCACTTGATTTCACTAATCAGTTTGATAATTTAATTATTGAGATCTTTCTCCCAAAGTGTTTTCTGGGAGCTGGGCAGGGGTAAAAACCTGCAGCAGGAACTATAGACATTATCAGACATATAGAGATCTTATCTTGGCATGGAATTTAATCGATGCTTGACCTTTAGATGGACCATAATCTTCAAATTCTGCTGCTGGATTGTTGTCACTTGCTTCGGCTCCTGCAACAGTTGACTTAATTACTCTTGAAtttttcatatatttctttAGTTGACAGATATTCTGCtttactttttgttttcatCTTGGGACATTTTGGTGTAGCGGTGGCACAAGTTGTCTGTTTGAAGTTTATCTTATTCATCACAACTTAATATGTTACCGGCAAGTCTTTTTGGCAGTGTTACAACCTTTATCTCAATGTACAACAGGGACAGCTGTTGTGATAGTCATGCTAACAACCACACTGCTGATGATGCTAATAATGCTGTTAGTTTGGCACTGCCACTGGATTCTTGTACTAATTTTCACCATCCTATCTCTGGTGGTTGAGGGTACCTACTTCTCTGCTGTAATCTTGAAGGTTGATCAAGGTGGCTGGGTTCCACTGGTGATTGCTGGAGCTTTTCTTGGCATCATGGTTGTC
Encoded proteins:
- the LOC113783839 gene encoding potassium transporter 11-like, giving the protein MASGMEIDEEHETKGSMWVLDQKLDQPMDEEAGRLRNMYREKKFSSILLLRLAFQSLGVVYGDLGTSPLYVFYNTFPKKIDDPEDVIGALSLIIYSLTLIPLLKYVFIVCRANDNGQGGTFALYSLLCRHAKVKTIPNQHRTDEELTTYSRSTFNENSFAEKTKKWLEAQDLRKNALLLLVLAGTCMVIGDGILTPAISVLSASGGIKVNNPKMENGMVVLVAVVILVGLFSMQHYGTDKVGWLFAPIVLLWFLLIGGIGIFNIWKYDSSVLRAFSPVHIYRYFRRQKRDGWSSLGGIMLSITGTEALFADLAHFPVSAIQLAFTVVVFPCLLLAYSGQAAYLMQNTDHVVDVFYRSIPESIYWPTFIIATLAAVVASQATISASFSLIKQAVALGCFPRVKVVHTSKNFLGQVYIPDMNWILMILCIAVTVGFKNQSQIGNAYGTAVVIVMLTTTLLMMLIMLLVWHCHWILVLIFTILSLVVEGTYFSAVILKVDQGGWVPLVIAGAFLGIMVVWHYGTVKRYEFEMHSKVSMAWVLGLGPSLGLVRVPGIGLVYTELASGVPRIFSHFITNLPAIHSAVVFVCVKYLPVYTVPEDERFLVKRIGPKSFHMFRCVARYGYKDLHRKDDDFEKKLFDNLFLFVRLESMMEGCSDSDEYSLYGQQTQQSRDFLLKDNLNTSTSVADLTISSVDSIVPIKSPLNATPTVSSGPESSQTEVDELEFLNSCREAGVVHILGNTIVRARRDSRFYKKIAIDYVYAFLRKICRENSAIFNVPHESLLNVGQIFYV